One window of Perca flavescens isolate YP-PL-M2 chromosome 6, PFLA_1.0, whole genome shotgun sequence genomic DNA carries:
- the pop1 gene encoding ribonucleases P/MRP protein subunit POP1 isoform X2 yields the protein MSAAKVKMRGKKLRNQPASVQYPSSPVNAESSPKNGGDTPVTGVHEGPSDVHPFTARPKNPHQRGGWVRGHHKDGGGYAKEMSKYLTAGPFARARAAEVRTMLKAVTKTTGSCHVFGALPKHMRRRAMSHNTKRLPRRLRDAANRMREKSLQAGSKKKKEQAKSKSRKARRRHGNLLLEFNRRQRKNVWLETHIWHAKRFHMVKKWGYCLGDRPTYKCYRPSYRAMTNHCLLQDLSYYCCIELQGEEDELLAALSQLCSKEAGPTFAAAVCLSGRRQGSVVVYRAGLYPSQPLGPVTFLWRPRTQGSTHRQLWIWAHPNMKQDLLPELQAVCQCCEAVVPPVVTPAEVVPTIEPEEKPEKTAEAMSMTGTKRKRTLKDAGGPPAKKILGDGTRSPTTPVTWKSSSNGIVINDLTMEIVRYRLIGPQSNSVLAETVEAATDCDEMSKSQPSSLWWPEHCKNETKMNLHRQQADVFHILKGLYSTGELPSGTVLGLTVDDPRLTLPTKKVKALPCVKQAQEVDEEKRRELMLRGVPEHCCQSYLWEQSVRDNVTENKISEQDLNRMRSEVLVPGSRLSPTPLQGRVPVLLVHQPGKQQGHEMSSWGAGWDLLLPKGWGMAFWVPLVYRGVCIGGLNMSLKHSQNKGAPHFPHDYPDCPAGVRFQEEQETQLLDKFKRRPPAKRTNYIKHGCLAPFCCPWQQLAEEWELISRHGGEERKGDQTQTAAEADALMTSHGDIPVTKPPSPVTVLRNRKSLRLLSGWCRPTTSKGQRRCRIGEVPPLDHSALTSFLTVHGMSLVWVRLTILSKGRPELHAMVSAPTAEDLKLLKKESASGPQEPTHKDHFKSRIRRRKKAPKKAATSPLCRDEAKGKESALPSASEPNPATSEDAKSSSQSPSHLVIGLWPDPLPSVTAHCSRVTLGWVTQGDFSLSAGCGEALGFVSVAGLLNTLLNQPMEHRGMLLLRDPTSLHYHFAKINIEV from the exons CCTTTTGCTAGGGCCAGAGCGGCAGAGGTGAGAACCATGCTGAAAGCTGTCACCAAGACAACGGGCAGCTGCCATGTGTTTGGAGCCCTGCCCAAACACATGAGGAGACGGGCCATGAGCCACAACACCAAGCGGCTCCCTCGCAGACTGAGAGATGCAGCCAACAGAATG cGGGAGAAGAGCCTCCAGGCCggctcaaagaagaagaaggaacaGGCAAAGAGCAAGAGTCGCAAGGCCCGCCGCCGGCACGGAAATCTGCTGCTGGAGTTCAACCGCCGCCAGAGGAAGAACGTGTGGCTGGAAACGCACATTTGGCACGCCAAGCGCTTCCACATGGTTAAAAAGTGGGGCTACTGCCTCGGGGACAGACCCACATACAAGTGCTACCGGCCTAGCTACAGGGCAATGACCAACCACTGCCTGCTACAG GACCTTTCTTACTACTGCTGCATAGAGCTACAGGGAGAGGAAGACGAGCTGCTGGCTGCTCTCTCACAGCTATGCAGCAAGGAGGCCG GTCCTACATTTGCTGCAGCAGTGTGTCTATCAGGGCGAAGACAGGGCAGTGTGGTGGTGTACCGAGCAGGACTGTACCCCTCGCAGCCCCTGGGCCCTGTCACCTTCCTCTGGAGACCCCGTACACAGGGCTCAACCCACAGGCAGCTGTGGATTTGGGCTCATCCCAATATGAAACAG GACCTTCTTCCCGAGTTACAGGCTGTGTGCCAGTGTTGTGAGGCGGTAGTTCCTCCAGTGGTGACACCTGCTGAGGTTGTTCCGACCATAGAACCAGAGGAAAAGCCCGAAAAGACTGCTGAGGCCATGTCCATGACTGGAACCAAGAGAAAGCGAACATTGAAGGATGCCGGTGGACCTCCTGCCAAGAAAATCCTGGGAGATGGAACCAGATCTCCCACCACCCCAGTCACCTGGAAGTCCAGCTCAAATGGAATAGTTATAAA TGATCTCACCATGGAGATTGTACGCTATCGCCTGATTGGACCACAGTCCAATTCTGTTCTGGCCGAAACTGTGGAAGCCGCTACAGACTGTGAT gAAATGAGTAAATCCCAGCCCTCTTCCCTCTGGTGGCCTGAGCACTGCAAAAACGAGACCAAGATGAATCTGCATCGACAACAAGCTGATGTCTTTCACATACTGAAAG GCCTCTATTCCACTGGAGAGCTCCCCTCAGGCACAGTGCTGGGTCTGACTGTAGATGACCCCAGGCTGACTTTACCAACAAAGAAGGTTAAAGCTTTGCCCTGTGTAAAGCAGGCACAAG aGGTGGAcgaggagaagaggagggagcTGATGTTGCGAGGAGTACCAGAACACTGTTGTCAGAGTTACCTGTGGGAGCAGTCTGTCCGCGACAACGTCACTGAAAACAAGATATCAGAGCAG GATTTGAACCGTATGAGGAGCGAGGTGCTGGTGCCGGGCTCCAGGCTGAGCCCCACCCCCCTGCAGGGCAGAGTCCCTGTCCTGCTGGTTCACCAGCCGGGCAAGCAGCAGGGACATGAAATGAGCTCCTGGGGTGCTGGGTGGGACCTGCTGCTTCCTAAAGGATGGGGCATGGCCTTCTGGGTCCCACTG GTGTACAGAGGAGTTTGCATCGGAGGGCTGAACATGAGTCTGAAACACTCTCAGAATAAAGGAGCCCCCCACTTCCCCCACGATTACCCAGACTGCCCTGCAGGTGTTCGTTTTCAGGAGGAGCAGGAGACTCAGCTCCTAGACAAGTTCAAAAG GCGTCCGCCCGCCAAAAGGACCAATTACATTAAACATGGCTGTCTGGCTCCGTTCTGTTGCCCGTGGCAACAGCTGGCCGAGGAATGGGAGCTTATCTCGAGGCACGGAGGAGAGGAGCGGAAAGGAGACCAGACCCAAACTGCAGCAGAGGCCGACGCGCTGATGACATCACATGGAGATATCCCTGTAACCAAGCCCCCGAGCCCAGTCACTGTACTGAG GAACAGAAAGTCACTGAGGCTGCTCTCCGGCTGGTGCAGACCCACAACCTCCAAAGGCCAGAGGCGGTGCCGTATTGGGGAGGTGCCCCCTCTCGACCACTCAGCTCTGACGTCGTTTCTGACTGTGCATGGGATGAGTCTGGTGTGGGTGCGTCTGACAATACTGTCCAAGGGCAGACCAGAGCTCCACGCCATGGTGTCTGCACCAACCGCAGAGGACCTGAAGCTGCTGAAGAAAGAGTCTGCCAGCGGCCCCCAGGAGCCCACGCACAAAGACCACTTTAAAAGTAGAATCAGACGCCGAAAGAAAGCCCCCAAGAAAGCCGCCACGTCACCTTTGTGTCGCGATGAGGCTAAGGGCAAAGAGTCAGCCCTTCCCTCTGCCTCCGAACCCAACCCCGCTACGTCTGAAGACGCCAAATCCTCCTCCCAGTCTCCTTCGCACCTCGTCATCGGGCTGTGGCCGGATCCTCTGCCGAGTGTCACCGCTCACTGCTCCCGGGTGACTTTGGGCTGGGTCACCCAGGGCGACTTCTCCCTGTCTGCAGGCTGTGGGGAGGCTCTGGGGTTCGTCAGCGTCGCCGGTCTCCTTAACACCCTCCTGAACCAGCCGATGGAGCACCGAGGAATGCTGCTGCTGCGCGACCCCACATCCCTGCACTACCACTTTgctaaaatcaacatagaggtcTGA
- the pop1 gene encoding ribonucleases P/MRP protein subunit POP1 isoform X1 yields the protein MSAAKVKMRGKKLRNQPASVQYPSSPVNAESSPKNGGDTPVTGVGVHEGPSDVHPFTARPKNPHQRGGWVRGHHKDGGGYAKEMSKYLTAGPFARARAAEVRTMLKAVTKTTGSCHVFGALPKHMRRRAMSHNTKRLPRRLRDAANRMREKSLQAGSKKKKEQAKSKSRKARRRHGNLLLEFNRRQRKNVWLETHIWHAKRFHMVKKWGYCLGDRPTYKCYRPSYRAMTNHCLLQDLSYYCCIELQGEEDELLAALSQLCSKEAGPTFAAAVCLSGRRQGSVVVYRAGLYPSQPLGPVTFLWRPRTQGSTHRQLWIWAHPNMKQDLLPELQAVCQCCEAVVPPVVTPAEVVPTIEPEEKPEKTAEAMSMTGTKRKRTLKDAGGPPAKKILGDGTRSPTTPVTWKSSSNGIVINDLTMEIVRYRLIGPQSNSVLAETVEAATDCDEMSKSQPSSLWWPEHCKNETKMNLHRQQADVFHILKGLYSTGELPSGTVLGLTVDDPRLTLPTKKVKALPCVKQAQEVDEEKRRELMLRGVPEHCCQSYLWEQSVRDNVTENKISEQDLNRMRSEVLVPGSRLSPTPLQGRVPVLLVHQPGKQQGHEMSSWGAGWDLLLPKGWGMAFWVPLVYRGVCIGGLNMSLKHSQNKGAPHFPHDYPDCPAGVRFQEEQETQLLDKFKRRPPAKRTNYIKHGCLAPFCCPWQQLAEEWELISRHGGEERKGDQTQTAAEADALMTSHGDIPVTKPPSPVTVLRNRKSLRLLSGWCRPTTSKGQRRCRIGEVPPLDHSALTSFLTVHGMSLVWVRLTILSKGRPELHAMVSAPTAEDLKLLKKESASGPQEPTHKDHFKSRIRRRKKAPKKAATSPLCRDEAKGKESALPSASEPNPATSEDAKSSSQSPSHLVIGLWPDPLPSVTAHCSRVTLGWVTQGDFSLSAGCGEALGFVSVAGLLNTLLNQPMEHRGMLLLRDPTSLHYHFAKINIEV from the exons CCTTTTGCTAGGGCCAGAGCGGCAGAGGTGAGAACCATGCTGAAAGCTGTCACCAAGACAACGGGCAGCTGCCATGTGTTTGGAGCCCTGCCCAAACACATGAGGAGACGGGCCATGAGCCACAACACCAAGCGGCTCCCTCGCAGACTGAGAGATGCAGCCAACAGAATG cGGGAGAAGAGCCTCCAGGCCggctcaaagaagaagaaggaacaGGCAAAGAGCAAGAGTCGCAAGGCCCGCCGCCGGCACGGAAATCTGCTGCTGGAGTTCAACCGCCGCCAGAGGAAGAACGTGTGGCTGGAAACGCACATTTGGCACGCCAAGCGCTTCCACATGGTTAAAAAGTGGGGCTACTGCCTCGGGGACAGACCCACATACAAGTGCTACCGGCCTAGCTACAGGGCAATGACCAACCACTGCCTGCTACAG GACCTTTCTTACTACTGCTGCATAGAGCTACAGGGAGAGGAAGACGAGCTGCTGGCTGCTCTCTCACAGCTATGCAGCAAGGAGGCCG GTCCTACATTTGCTGCAGCAGTGTGTCTATCAGGGCGAAGACAGGGCAGTGTGGTGGTGTACCGAGCAGGACTGTACCCCTCGCAGCCCCTGGGCCCTGTCACCTTCCTCTGGAGACCCCGTACACAGGGCTCAACCCACAGGCAGCTGTGGATTTGGGCTCATCCCAATATGAAACAG GACCTTCTTCCCGAGTTACAGGCTGTGTGCCAGTGTTGTGAGGCGGTAGTTCCTCCAGTGGTGACACCTGCTGAGGTTGTTCCGACCATAGAACCAGAGGAAAAGCCCGAAAAGACTGCTGAGGCCATGTCCATGACTGGAACCAAGAGAAAGCGAACATTGAAGGATGCCGGTGGACCTCCTGCCAAGAAAATCCTGGGAGATGGAACCAGATCTCCCACCACCCCAGTCACCTGGAAGTCCAGCTCAAATGGAATAGTTATAAA TGATCTCACCATGGAGATTGTACGCTATCGCCTGATTGGACCACAGTCCAATTCTGTTCTGGCCGAAACTGTGGAAGCCGCTACAGACTGTGAT gAAATGAGTAAATCCCAGCCCTCTTCCCTCTGGTGGCCTGAGCACTGCAAAAACGAGACCAAGATGAATCTGCATCGACAACAAGCTGATGTCTTTCACATACTGAAAG GCCTCTATTCCACTGGAGAGCTCCCCTCAGGCACAGTGCTGGGTCTGACTGTAGATGACCCCAGGCTGACTTTACCAACAAAGAAGGTTAAAGCTTTGCCCTGTGTAAAGCAGGCACAAG aGGTGGAcgaggagaagaggagggagcTGATGTTGCGAGGAGTACCAGAACACTGTTGTCAGAGTTACCTGTGGGAGCAGTCTGTCCGCGACAACGTCACTGAAAACAAGATATCAGAGCAG GATTTGAACCGTATGAGGAGCGAGGTGCTGGTGCCGGGCTCCAGGCTGAGCCCCACCCCCCTGCAGGGCAGAGTCCCTGTCCTGCTGGTTCACCAGCCGGGCAAGCAGCAGGGACATGAAATGAGCTCCTGGGGTGCTGGGTGGGACCTGCTGCTTCCTAAAGGATGGGGCATGGCCTTCTGGGTCCCACTG GTGTACAGAGGAGTTTGCATCGGAGGGCTGAACATGAGTCTGAAACACTCTCAGAATAAAGGAGCCCCCCACTTCCCCCACGATTACCCAGACTGCCCTGCAGGTGTTCGTTTTCAGGAGGAGCAGGAGACTCAGCTCCTAGACAAGTTCAAAAG GCGTCCGCCCGCCAAAAGGACCAATTACATTAAACATGGCTGTCTGGCTCCGTTCTGTTGCCCGTGGCAACAGCTGGCCGAGGAATGGGAGCTTATCTCGAGGCACGGAGGAGAGGAGCGGAAAGGAGACCAGACCCAAACTGCAGCAGAGGCCGACGCGCTGATGACATCACATGGAGATATCCCTGTAACCAAGCCCCCGAGCCCAGTCACTGTACTGAG GAACAGAAAGTCACTGAGGCTGCTCTCCGGCTGGTGCAGACCCACAACCTCCAAAGGCCAGAGGCGGTGCCGTATTGGGGAGGTGCCCCCTCTCGACCACTCAGCTCTGACGTCGTTTCTGACTGTGCATGGGATGAGTCTGGTGTGGGTGCGTCTGACAATACTGTCCAAGGGCAGACCAGAGCTCCACGCCATGGTGTCTGCACCAACCGCAGAGGACCTGAAGCTGCTGAAGAAAGAGTCTGCCAGCGGCCCCCAGGAGCCCACGCACAAAGACCACTTTAAAAGTAGAATCAGACGCCGAAAGAAAGCCCCCAAGAAAGCCGCCACGTCACCTTTGTGTCGCGATGAGGCTAAGGGCAAAGAGTCAGCCCTTCCCTCTGCCTCCGAACCCAACCCCGCTACGTCTGAAGACGCCAAATCCTCCTCCCAGTCTCCTTCGCACCTCGTCATCGGGCTGTGGCCGGATCCTCTGCCGAGTGTCACCGCTCACTGCTCCCGGGTGACTTTGGGCTGGGTCACCCAGGGCGACTTCTCCCTGTCTGCAGGCTGTGGGGAGGCTCTGGGGTTCGTCAGCGTCGCCGGTCTCCTTAACACCCTCCTGAACCAGCCGATGGAGCACCGAGGAATGCTGCTGCTGCGCGACCCCACATCCCTGCACTACCACTTTgctaaaatcaacatagaggtcTGA